One genomic segment of Panicum virgatum strain AP13 chromosome 2N, P.virgatum_v5, whole genome shotgun sequence includes these proteins:
- the LOC120662475 gene encoding uncharacterized protein LOC120662475, whose amino-acid sequence MGEITAIGKPAWRVTLRLNPLAWEVTDKSIGVMDEDHTKWNARAKNALFDALSEEIFAHVHSKKTTHEVWEELETIHVGSKKLREEKYQVLKEKLNEFKMHPSELVEQMYARLNVLVEDINALEISPLSTSDIIRKILHSLHKPKYNIVTSLLYEKDLSTLQVSEVVGKIRSHEMFLLGKIDPPQAKGDLALKAKGEHKSNKKSKGKAPMSSSSEASDDSSDEDDDEDTKLALLMRKTIKLMSRLNKKGYNFDPKKNKFCTRKPKDALKKICYVCGKYGHLSYDCPQESNKKQDEDNQPRHNKDHDHKKDHDKKDYKKKRSFKKKEKIKAFLGEWITDGETSSDDDDDDDDSKNIIVGIAIHEDEPPLPPPPMCHMARGNPKVNSDDSCSSDDDSDNELSPRDLKLLLDEYNDMIKKLKSKLKCLKIVHVELKTSHDELLVRHNEVVETHEKCVVSSKQLREDHDKLLVKHNELVEKHDEVVVLNKSLEESNKKLKFDYANLNSKYQELEFAFDAIDDELETLKTENINASTSCETHVESSKSFTNHDVSSSSKTN is encoded by the coding sequence ATGGGAGAAATTACAGCTATTGGAAAGCCCGCatggcgggttaccttgaggctCAACCCTCTTGCTTGGGAGGTTACCGACAAATCCATTGGTGTTATGGATGAGGACCATACAAAATGGAATGCTAGAGCCAAAAATGCTTTgtttgatgctcttagtgaaGAAATCTTTGCTCATGTGCATAGCAAGAAAACCACTCATGAAGTGTGGGAAGAGCTTGAGACCATTCATGTTGGGTCTAAAAAGCTCCGTGAAGAGAAGTACCAAGTGCTAAAGGAGAAACTCAATGAGTTCAAAATGCATCCTAGTGAACTAGTTGAACAAATGTATGCTAGGTTGAATGTACTGGTTGAGGACATTAACGCacttgaaatttctcctttgtctacTAGTGACATCATCCGGAAGATTCTTCACTCATTgcacaagcccaagtacaacattgtgACATCTTTGCTCTATGAGAAAGATCTTTCCACATTGCAAGTGAGTGAAGTGGTTGGAAAAattcggtctcatgagatgtttCTCTTGGGCAAAATTGATCCTCCTCAAGCCAAAGGTGATCTTGCTCTCAAAGCTAAAGGCGAACACAAGTCAAACAAGAAGAGCAAGGGCAAGGCACCTATGTCAAGTTCAAGTGAAGCTAGtgatgactcaagtgatgaggatgatgatgaagacaCCAAGCTTGCTCTCctcatgaggaagaccataAAGCTAatgtcaaggttgaacaagaAGGGGTACAACTTCGACCCCAAAAAAAATAAGTTCTGTACAAGGAAGCCCAAAGATGCCCTCAAGAAGATATGCTATGTTTGTGGCAAGTATGGTCATCTCTCATACGATTGCCCTCAAGAATCCAACAAGAAGCAAGATGAGGACAATCAACCAAGGCACAACAAAGATCATGATCATAAGAAGGACCATGACAAGAAAGATTACAAGAAGAAGAGGTCCttcaagaagaaagagaaaatcaAGGCTTTTCTTGGGGAGTGGATCACCGACGGCGAGACCTCAagcgatgacgacgatgatgatgatgactccAAGAACATCATTGTGGGGATCGCCATCCATGAAGATGAACCACCgctacctccaccacccatgtgccACATGGCTAGAGGTAACCCCAAGGTGAATTCCGATGACTCATGCTCTagtgatgatgatagtgatAATGAGTTATCTCCTAGAGATCTTAAGTTGCTCCTAGATGAATATAATGACATGATCAAGAAGCTTAAATCTAAACTCAAGTGTTTAAAAATTGTGCATGTTGAGCTTAAGACTTCGCATGATGAGTTACTTGTTAGACACAATGAGGTAGTAGAGACTCATGAAAAATGTGTTGTATCTAGCAAGCAACTTAGAGAGGATCATGATAAGTTACTTGTTAAGCACAATGAACTAGTTGAAAAACATGATGAAGTAGTTGTGCTCAACAAGTCGCTTGAAGAGTCCAACAAAAAGCTTAAGTTTGATTATGCTAATCTAAATtcaaaatatcaagaacttgagttTGCTTTTGATGCTATTGATGATGAACTTGAAACTCTAAAAACTGAAAACATCAATGCATCAACTTCTTGTGAAACACATGTGGAGTCTTCCAAATCTTTCACTAATCATGATGTCTCTAGTTCTTCCAAGACTAACTAG